One genomic region from Shewanella aestuarii encodes:
- a CDS encoding nitrous oxide-stimulated promoter family protein, whose amino-acid sequence MTVSAVLSGKLLFEFRTIGAMVEIYCKAHHPLKPAKGLCDSCCEILSYAETRLDRCPYGQQKPTCNKCPVHCYKPEMKQKVREIMIYAGPRMLLPHPIMAIKHLLAERQPAPGKPPAGLSNRHLRKLG is encoded by the coding sequence ATGACAGTTTCAGCAGTACTTTCTGGTAAATTACTTTTTGAATTTCGCACCATTGGGGCAATGGTTGAAATTTATTGCAAAGCACATCACCCACTCAAACCTGCTAAAGGCTTATGCGACTCCTGTTGTGAAATTCTAAGTTATGCTGAAACGCGTTTAGATCGCTGCCCATATGGCCAACAAAAGCCCACCTGCAACAAATGCCCTGTACATTGCTATAAACCGGAAATGAAACAGAAAGTACGTGAAATAATGATATATGCAGGCCCAAGAATGCTACTGCCGCATCCCATTATGGCAATAAAACATTTACTAGCAGAGCGACAACCCGCACCAGGAAAGCCCCCTGCTGGACTAAGTAACCGGCATTTACGTAAATTAGGTTAA
- a CDS encoding YSC84-related protein translates to MALISATLIFSPSSFAKDDSYTEAITNFQKAAETQAFFNTAYGYAIFPTVGKGGFGIGAAYGKGRVYKGGMHTGNSSLSQLSVGFQIGGQAYSEIIFFKDAKAYNDFTSGSFEFTAQASAVAINLGASAQVGTTGNSASAGQGGSNHTAAASYMNGMAIFTAAKGGLMYEAALAGQSFTFDAK, encoded by the coding sequence ATGGCCCTAATCAGTGCAACGCTAATCTTTAGCCCTAGCAGTTTCGCAAAAGATGATAGCTACACAGAAGCTATTACCAACTTTCAAAAAGCGGCAGAAACACAAGCATTTTTTAACACAGCTTATGGCTATGCCATTTTCCCCACTGTGGGTAAAGGTGGCTTTGGCATTGGCGCAGCCTACGGCAAAGGCAGAGTTTACAAAGGTGGCATGCACACAGGTAATTCAAGCTTAAGTCAGCTATCTGTAGGCTTTCAAATTGGGGGGCAAGCCTACAGTGAAATCATCTTTTTTAAAGATGCCAAAGCTTATAATGATTTCACCAGTGGCAGTTTTGAATTTACCGCACAAGCTTCGGCAGTTGCGATTAACTTAGGTGCAAGTGCCCAAGTAGGTACGACAGGAAATTCAGCTAGTGCAGGTCAAGGCGGCAGTAACCACACCGCAGCAGCCAGCTATATGAATGGCATGGCGATCTTCACCGCAGCCAAAGGCGGCCTAATGTATGAAGCCGCCTTAGCGGGTCAATCATTTACTTTTGATGCTAAATAA
- a CDS encoding YgiQ family radical SAM protein, producing the protein MQVESTLFNYPKFWAECYGTAPFLPMSRKEMDKLGWDSCDIIIVTGDAYVDHPSFGMAVIGRMLEAQGFRVGIISQPDWSSKQDFMQLGKPNLFFGVTAGNMDSMINRYTADRKLRHDDAYTPGNIGGKRPDRAVTVYTQRCKEAFKEVPVVIGGIEASLRRIAHYDYWSDKVRRSVIFDAKADILIYGNAERPLVEVAHRLAKGEAINQIDDVRGTAVMRKEPMPGWRGMDSRKIDQLHKIDPIPNPYGADDVGCEKLSGPSDKKIFDNDAPKAISIQPPRPKPWDKTYVLLPAYDKVAADKYLYAHASRILHQEQNPGCARALFQPHDAHRGVWVNPPAWPLNTDEMDAVFDLPYQRVPHPIYGKEKIPAYDMIKTSINIMRGCFGGCSFCSITEHEGRIIQSRSQESIIKEIKDIQQKVPGFTGVISDLGGPTANMYRLGCTSEKAEKTCRRLSCVYPSICGHLGTDHKHTIDLYRAARDVPGIKKVLIASGVRYDLAIEDPSYIKELAKYHVGGYLKIAPEHTEEGPLRKMMKPGMGTYDKFKELFDKFSKEAGKEQFLIPYFISAHPGTTDEDMVNLALWLKGQKFKLDQVQNFYPSPMANATTIYHTELNSLKNVKHTSEQVSVPKKGRQRRLHKSLLRYHDPAGWPLIREALLAMGKAHLIGNGPNHLVPPETRNEQSRTKWGQKPANSKANQGGQKAMTRFSANQFEDRKSGAIADAKPKGKSKPTAKEGQGKAATGKAAGKSGATNGWATPSKHKRIPSAAKASNKR; encoded by the coding sequence ATGCAAGTTGAGTCAACATTATTTAATTATCCAAAGTTTTGGGCTGAATGTTACGGAACCGCGCCGTTTTTGCCTATGTCTCGTAAAGAGATGGACAAGCTGGGCTGGGATAGTTGCGACATCATTATTGTCACCGGTGACGCCTATGTTGATCATCCTAGCTTTGGGATGGCAGTGATTGGCCGCATGCTTGAAGCGCAGGGGTTTCGGGTGGGGATTATTTCTCAGCCAGACTGGTCAAGCAAACAAGACTTTATGCAGCTTGGCAAGCCGAATCTATTTTTTGGTGTGACCGCTGGTAACATGGACTCGATGATAAACCGTTATACGGCAGACAGAAAGTTACGTCATGATGATGCTTATACCCCAGGAAATATCGGTGGCAAACGACCTGATCGTGCGGTGACCGTTTACACCCAGCGCTGTAAAGAAGCCTTTAAAGAGGTGCCCGTGGTGATTGGCGGTATTGAAGCCAGTTTACGCCGAATTGCGCATTATGATTATTGGTCAGATAAAGTGCGTCGCAGTGTCATTTTTGATGCCAAAGCTGACATTCTAATTTATGGCAATGCTGAGCGACCGCTGGTGGAAGTTGCCCACCGTTTAGCCAAAGGCGAAGCGATTAATCAAATTGATGATGTTCGCGGCACCGCGGTAATGCGAAAAGAGCCCATGCCCGGTTGGCGTGGCATGGACTCACGTAAAATTGATCAGCTTCATAAAATCGACCCTATCCCTAATCCCTATGGGGCAGATGATGTTGGCTGTGAAAAACTGTCAGGCCCATCAGATAAAAAAATCTTTGATAACGATGCTCCTAAAGCGATTAGTATTCAGCCACCACGCCCAAAACCATGGGATAAAACATACGTATTGTTACCCGCCTATGACAAAGTTGCGGCTGATAAATATTTATATGCCCATGCATCACGTATTTTACATCAAGAGCAAAACCCTGGTTGTGCACGGGCATTATTCCAACCCCATGACGCACACCGTGGCGTGTGGGTTAATCCGCCCGCATGGCCATTAAATACCGACGAAATGGATGCGGTATTTGATTTGCCTTACCAGCGTGTTCCGCACCCAATATATGGCAAAGAAAAAATCCCTGCCTACGATATGATCAAAACCTCAATTAACATCATGCGAGGGTGTTTTGGCGGCTGTTCATTCTGTTCAATTACCGAACACGAAGGACGTATTATTCAAAGTCGCTCACAAGAATCAATTATTAAAGAAATCAAAGATATTCAACAAAAAGTACCCGGGTTTACAGGGGTGATTTCTGATTTGGGAGGCCCAACGGCCAACATGTATCGTTTAGGTTGCACCAGCGAAAAAGCTGAAAAAACCTGCCGAAGATTGTCATGTGTCTACCCCTCAATATGTGGCCATTTAGGCACAGATCATAAACATACTATCGATTTATACCGCGCGGCTCGCGATGTGCCGGGGATTAAAAAGGTATTAATTGCCTCCGGTGTGCGATATGACTTGGCCATTGAAGACCCAAGCTACATTAAAGAGTTGGCTAAGTATCATGTGGGTGGCTATTTAAAAATTGCTCCAGAACATACCGAAGAAGGCCCGCTGAGAAAAATGATGAAGCCGGGCATGGGTACTTACGATAAGTTTAAAGAGCTATTTGATAAGTTCTCTAAAGAAGCGGGCAAAGAGCAATTTTTAATTCCGTATTTTATTTCTGCTCATCCAGGCACTACTGATGAAGATATGGTGAATTTGGCATTGTGGCTAAAAGGGCAAAAGTTCAAGCTTGACCAAGTGCAAAACTTTTATCCATCACCCATGGCCAATGCTACGACCATTTATCACACTGAGCTGAACTCACTTAAAAATGTAAAGCACACCAGCGAGCAAGTCAGCGTACCCAAAAAAGGCCGTCAACGCCGTTTACATAAGTCGTTATTGCGTTATCACGATCCTGCAGGCTGGCCATTGATCCGTGAGGCACTACTTGCCATGGGTAAAGCCCATTTAATTGGCAACGGCCCGAATCATTTAGTGCCGCCAGAAACACGTAACGAGCAAAGCCGTACTAAATGGGGGCAAAAACCGGCAAACAGTAAAGCCAATCAAGGCGGTCAAAAAGCAATGACACGATTCTCCGCAAATCAGTTTGAGGATCGTAAATCTGGCGCAATCGCTGATGCAAAACCTAAAGGTAAGTCAAAACCAACGGCTAAGGAAGGTCAGGGTAAAGCTGCAACGGGTAAAGCGGCCGGCAAATCAGGGGCAACTAACGGTTGGGCAACCCCTTCAAAGCATAAACGAATCCCATCTGCGGCTAAAGCAAGCAATAAGCGTTAA
- a CDS encoding MAPEG family protein gives MSASISGLYIGLTAIMAIYFSLRVVKLRRGLKIGIGNGGNQDLILADRVHKNLIEYAPFAMLLMLLAELNGLSAPILHVCGGLWLFARLLHAIGLTQGKGGYHFGRFWGILISWIVIIGLAVINIGFFFGL, from the coding sequence ATGAGTGCAAGTATTTCGGGTTTATACATTGGCTTAACTGCCATTATGGCTATTTATTTTAGTTTACGCGTGGTAAAGCTTAGACGAGGGCTAAAAATTGGTATCGGAAATGGAGGAAATCAAGACTTAATTCTAGCCGACCGAGTGCATAAAAACCTAATAGAGTACGCACCTTTTGCTATGCTGTTAATGTTGCTTGCTGAGCTAAATGGTTTATCAGCACCCATACTGCATGTGTGTGGTGGTTTGTGGTTATTTGCTCGTTTATTACATGCCATTGGATTAACCCAAGGTAAAGGCGGATACCATTTTGGTCGCTTTTGGGGAATTTTAATTTCATGGATTGTCATTATTGGTTTAGCGGTGATTAATATCGGTTTCTTTTTTGGCTTATAA
- a CDS encoding D-amino acid dehydrogenase, whose product MNVIIVGSGLLGVSTAYHLHRQGHNVTVIDRRESAGLETSFANGGLLTPSLSDPWNAPGVFFNMLKMIGKEDSPLLLRPKALPSLAFWGLSFLKNSSRKTYEQSIFRNTRMAKYTLDVLDSMTTEMGLSDLGGGNGTLKVCRHNEELDEVLAMAEFLKPEAVKFSMLTREETFELEPSLAPLNDKLAGSIYFPEDRFGDAHQYCVEVSKYLENAGVRFLYSTTVNDIHKQNGKITHLDTSQGQLDADAFVLAAGSYSPLLASKVGINLPVKPCKGYSLTLELDGWQGGPKVPVIDHSLHAAVVPIGNRIRVAGTAEFNGYDKDLNAGRLQNLYDLLHAIYPESTPFVSPETTKHWTGLRPVSASGVPLIGRSKIGNLYINTGHGHLGWTMSAGSGKALADLMSGITPEITLDDYAVN is encoded by the coding sequence ATGAATGTCATTATAGTCGGCAGCGGGTTGCTAGGTGTGAGTACGGCTTATCATCTGCATCGGCAGGGCCATAACGTTACCGTGATTGATAGGCGTGAAAGTGCTGGGCTTGAAACCAGCTTTGCCAATGGCGGCTTACTGACGCCCAGTTTATCAGACCCTTGGAATGCTCCGGGTGTATTTTTTAATATGCTCAAAATGATTGGTAAAGAAGACTCACCATTATTATTAAGGCCTAAAGCACTACCTTCATTAGCATTTTGGGGGTTGTCATTTCTGAAAAACTCTAGCCGTAAAACATACGAGCAAAGCATTTTTCGTAATACACGCATGGCCAAATATACCCTAGACGTGCTTGATAGCATGACGACAGAAATGGGCTTGTCTGATCTTGGCGGCGGTAATGGTACTCTAAAAGTATGCCGTCATAATGAAGAGTTGGATGAAGTGCTCGCCATGGCAGAGTTTTTAAAGCCAGAAGCGGTAAAGTTTTCAATGTTAACCCGTGAAGAAACTTTCGAGTTAGAGCCTTCATTAGCTCCTTTAAACGATAAGCTGGCAGGCAGTATATATTTTCCCGAAGATCGTTTTGGGGATGCCCACCAATATTGTGTTGAAGTGTCAAAATACCTTGAAAACGCAGGAGTAAGGTTTTTGTACAGCACAACTGTTAACGATATCCATAAACAAAACGGTAAAATAACCCACCTTGATACCAGTCAGGGCCAGTTAGATGCTGATGCATTTGTATTGGCAGCAGGGAGTTATTCGCCGCTATTAGCCAGTAAAGTGGGCATTAATTTACCCGTGAAGCCCTGTAAAGGCTATTCATTAACCCTTGAATTAGATGGTTGGCAAGGCGGACCTAAAGTGCCAGTCATTGACCATTCATTACACGCCGCTGTGGTACCTATTGGTAATCGCATACGGGTTGCTGGTACCGCAGAGTTTAATGGCTATGATAAAGACCTCAATGCTGGGCGTTTACAGAACCTTTATGATCTTCTTCATGCTATTTATCCAGAATCAACCCCCTTTGTTAGCCCTGAAACCACCAAACACTGGACAGGGCTAAGGCCGGTTTCTGCATCTGGCGTGCCATTAATTGGCCGCTCAAAAATTGGTAACTTGTATATAAATACTGGTCATGGGCATTTAGGTTGGACTATGTCCGCAGGTTCGGGCAAGGCGCTGGCTGATTTAATGAGTGGTATAACACCAGAAATCACATTGGATGATTATGCGGTGAACTAA
- a CDS encoding RidA family protein: protein MTKQVLGKNPLGLPFSPAVSAGGFIFLSGQMAFDAQNKLVDGDITEQTKQVLTNIKNLLAELDLGMDAIVKNTIWLTHVEDFAAFNQAYAEFFPNNPPARATVRSDLLIPGARIEIEALAIKS, encoded by the coding sequence ATGACGAAGCAAGTATTAGGCAAGAATCCATTAGGTTTACCTTTCTCTCCTGCTGTATCAGCAGGCGGTTTTATTTTTTTGTCTGGCCAGATGGCCTTTGATGCACAAAATAAATTGGTTGATGGCGATATAACTGAGCAAACCAAGCAAGTTTTAACCAATATAAAAAACTTATTAGCTGAATTAGACCTTGGTATGGATGCTATCGTAAAAAATACCATTTGGTTAACGCATGTTGAAGATTTTGCTGCATTTAATCAGGCATATGCCGAATTTTTTCCTAATAATCCACCTGCACGCGCTACCGTTAGATCTGACTTATTAATCCCAGGTGCACGTATTGAAATTGAAGCATTAGCAATAAAAAGCTAG
- a CDS encoding Crp/Fnr family transcriptional regulator, with the protein MATQTNWIALLPQEIQDEVKAKCKLQTFKDGEYVYRKGDTCTHQYQVVSGSVRFRIIADNGKEATMMIYGPDNCFGYLSVIDKGERPNDVVAVGDTTLARLTAKDFDVLAEKYPIIYKYVIQNISTRLREIFHLYEYGLFFNLERRLANQILLLLPFALSKSHSDNQTTETNKLDLTQEMLASLVGATRQAINKLLKDWADDSIIEYHYGKIQILDIEKLKKISRI; encoded by the coding sequence ATGGCAACGCAGACTAATTGGATTGCATTACTACCTCAAGAGATTCAAGACGAAGTTAAAGCAAAATGTAAACTACAAACCTTTAAAGATGGTGAATATGTTTATCGCAAAGGAGATACCTGCACTCATCAATACCAAGTGGTAAGTGGGTCTGTCAGATTTAGAATTATCGCTGATAACGGTAAAGAAGCCACTATGATGATATACGGACCTGATAACTGTTTTGGTTATTTATCCGTCATTGATAAAGGGGAACGCCCCAATGATGTTGTTGCTGTTGGTGACACGACATTAGCCAGATTAACTGCCAAAGATTTTGACGTACTTGCTGAAAAATACCCCATTATTTACAAATATGTGATTCAAAATATCTCTACTCGATTAAGAGAGATTTTTCACCTGTATGAATACGGATTATTTTTCAATTTAGAGCGCCGTTTAGCGAATCAAATTTTATTATTGTTGCCTTTCGCATTAAGTAAAAGTCATTCTGACAATCAAACAACAGAAACCAATAAGCTTGATTTGACTCAAGAGATGCTGGCCTCTTTAGTCGGTGCAACCAGACAAGCAATTAATAAATTGCTTAAGGACTGGGCCGACGACAGCATCATTGAATACCATTACGGTAAAATTCAGATTTTAGATATTGAGAAACTAAAAAAAATATCACGCATTTAA